In the Populus nigra chromosome 2, ddPopNigr1.1, whole genome shotgun sequence genome, ATGAAATCAATGAACAAGATCACATACGAGAATGTCGACATCATCTTGAGTTTGGAAGCCGAGGTTGTAAGGGTGTTGTGAGAGGTCACCAGTGGACCATTTGAGAGTAATAGAGCCAGTGAACATGGACCAGACAGCAAGGAGGAGGATTGCAGATAAGACCCAGAATTTGTAACGAGTCTTACATAGTAGACTAGATTCTGAGCTTTCTCTCTTTAGTACTGTTGTGGTGGTtggggtgggggtgggggtggaggTGACTGTTGAAGGTATTGTTATGACTGTCGGTGCATCATCTTCGTTCATTTTCTGTGTAGTTCAGTTCACAAGCACTGTTACGCTTGAGAGGGAGCTGGTGGAGTGGAGAGAATTATTTAGGTGATGTTCCTGTACTACTGAGTAGGTGGCCGGTCACAAGCGGTGTAAATGGGAGGGGGAATTTGGCCTATCATTGACCATTAAGACAGCAACTACCCACCAAGTGGATCCCACAGCGTTTGTGTTTCGATTTTTGGTgcagaaaaatattagaaaaataacactATTGAAATATAACTTATGTAACAATCATTTcaaaattcaagttttattcaaattaattaatttttacaaaactcgactccaattttataaaaatcaatcaaaaaaaaatagataaagcaTAGTTAGACTCAATCTAGTACCGATAAAAAAATCTCAGTGAGATAATTTTAAGACCATGTTTGTTTCTCAAAAAGTAATTTTTGagaattactttttaaattttcctaTATTTGTTTGCCATTATAAAAGGTGGTcaaaggaaaacattttccggttaatggaaaacactttccagtcaaaggaaaatttgacttggtttctaggaaagtgtttttccttttggttgTGTTTGATTTCCAAAAAGTAGTTTTCaggaaaccacttttcaaactttcatgtgtttgtttctcattaggaaagttggtcaacaaaaaatacttttcagtcaaagaaaaatttgacttggttttaaagaaagtgttattttaaaaaaaaaatttaatgctaCTGGACTATTACTCCGACGGTATTTTAGAGGGGTAGACGTTTTATGAAGACTTCAAAAGTTCTCCACCTGGATTAGGCGTTTGTTGACAAACTGGGCtcctcaataaaatattttttcaataaataataataccgCTGATGAAAtaactaaatcaaataaaatatttaaataacaaattgTAACAAAAACTCATTAAAACTTTCTAAAGAGAACCGTTTGATAAAATATGAACACGTGGCTTGATTAAACCCTTGTCCTATCAAATATGAACACGTGGCTTGATAAAAAACTATAAGATACCCTCTCCTATATAAATCTAGTCAaattagccttttttttttttcaataaatagggcttaaatgaaaaataaagtataaaatgAAGGACTCAACCATTATTAGGTTACATTGAATtcttatcaaataatttttcatgttaaaatatatattaataattttttttattttttaaaaattatttttaatattagtatattaaaaagattcaaaatgttcaaatcatattaaattttaacaaaaattaaaattaaattttttaaaaatacaacaacaaccCGGTACTCAAGGAACCAGGCAATGTAATCACGtcaattgtcttttttttttaattaatatggttattcatatcaatttaatttaatttcagttgataagaat is a window encoding:
- the LOC133682653 gene encoding uncharacterized protein LOC133682653 isoform X4, which produces MNEDDAPTVITIPSTVTSTPTPTPTTTTVLKRESSESSLLCKTRYKFWVLSAILLLAVWSMFTGSITLKWSTGDLSQHPYNLGFQTQDDVDILEVEEKKKLVWRMWDLYTHSSRGTRLPRFWERAFQAAYEALASDVTAVRDAAVSEIAKLSISSTINLDDPFPVQSTTPKKKKSQVSSGKY